Proteins co-encoded in one Camelus bactrianus isolate YW-2024 breed Bactrian camel chromosome 6, ASM4877302v1, whole genome shotgun sequence genomic window:
- the NDUFAF1 gene encoding complex I intermediate-associated protein 30, mitochondrial isoform X1 encodes MALVHKLLNSTCILRKCPRPSVTSCPFLGTRFAAYCSSSLQKPVAASGKASSQRKPEGNLQGHHQKEDALDITSPEDKPEVNFDKAIKEEINDHFRYLKGEIVNYWLGPEGRPLHEVLLEQAKVVWQFRGKEDLDKWTVTSDKTIGGRSEVFLKMGKNNQSALLYGTLSSEAPQDGESGRSGYCAMISKIPRGPFERKKSYDWSQFNTLYLRVRGDGRPWMVNIREDTDIIQRKSQMYSYFMFTRGGPYWQEVKIPFSKFFFSNQGRIRDAQYQLLLDKISSIGFTLADKVDGPFFLEIDFIGVFTDPTHTEEFAYENSPELNPRLFK; translated from the exons ATGGCTTTGGTTCACAAATTGCTGAATAGCACTTGTATTCTCAGGAAATGCCCGAGGCCAAGTGTTACCTCGTGTCCATTTTTGGGTACTCGCTTTGCAGCCTATTGTTCCAGTAGTCTTCAGAAACCAGTGGCTGCTTCTGGCAAAGCCTCTTCCCAGAGGAAGCCTGAAGGGAATCTGCAAGGACATCACCAGAAAGAAGATGCTTTGGATATAACTTCTCCTGAGGACAAGCCTGAAGTTAATTTTGATAAAGCaattaaagaggaaataaatgaccATTTTAGGTATTTGAAGGGTGAGATTGTGAATTATTGGTTAGGGCCTGAAGGCCGCCCCCTGCATGAAGTCTTGCTGGAACAAGCCAAGGTTGTGTGGCAGTTCCGTGGCAAAGAAGATTTAGATAAGTGGACGGTGACTTCTGATAAGACGATTGGTGGCAGAAGTGAAGTGTTCCTGAAAATGGGCAAGAATAACCAAAGTGCACTGCTGTATGGCACTCTGAGCTCTGAAGCACCTCAGGATGGGGAGAGTGGCCGAAGTGGGTACTGTGCAATGATATCCAAGATTCCAAGG GGCCCTTTTGAGAGAAAGAAGTCTTATGATTGGTCCCAGTTCAACACTCTGTACCTCCGTGTCCGTGGAGATGGACGGCCTTGGATGGTGAATATCAGGGAGGACACCGATATAATCCAGAGGAAGAGTCAGATGTACAGTTACTTCATGTTCACCCGTGGGGGGCCCTACTGGCAGGAGGTCAAG ATTCCTTTCTCcaaatttttcttctctaatcaAGGAAGAATTCGGGATGCCCAGTACCAGCTTCTTCTTGACAAG ATCTCTTCTATTGGATTCACCTTGGCTGACAAAGTGGATGGTCCATTCTTCCTAGAAATAGATTTTATTGGAGTGTTTACTGATCCAACCCACACAGAAGAATTTGCCTATGAAAATTCTCCAGAGCTGAATCCAAGACTTTTTAAATAG
- the NDUFAF1 gene encoding complex I intermediate-associated protein 30, mitochondrial isoform X2: protein MALVHKLLNSTCILRKCPRPSVTSCPFLGTRFAAYCSSSLQKPVAASGKASSQRKPEGNLQGHHQKEDALDITSPEDKPEVNFDKAIKEEINDHFRYLKGEIVNYWLGPEGRPLHEVLLEQAKVVWQFRGKEDLDKWTVTSDKTIGGRSEVFLKMGKNNQSALLYGTLSSEAPQDGESGRSGYCAMISKIPRGPFERKKSYDWSQFNTLYLRVRGDGRPWMIPFSKFFFSNQGRIRDAQYQLLLDKISSIGFTLADKVDGPFFLEIDFIGVFTDPTHTEEFAYENSPELNPRLFK from the exons ATGGCTTTGGTTCACAAATTGCTGAATAGCACTTGTATTCTCAGGAAATGCCCGAGGCCAAGTGTTACCTCGTGTCCATTTTTGGGTACTCGCTTTGCAGCCTATTGTTCCAGTAGTCTTCAGAAACCAGTGGCTGCTTCTGGCAAAGCCTCTTCCCAGAGGAAGCCTGAAGGGAATCTGCAAGGACATCACCAGAAAGAAGATGCTTTGGATATAACTTCTCCTGAGGACAAGCCTGAAGTTAATTTTGATAAAGCaattaaagaggaaataaatgaccATTTTAGGTATTTGAAGGGTGAGATTGTGAATTATTGGTTAGGGCCTGAAGGCCGCCCCCTGCATGAAGTCTTGCTGGAACAAGCCAAGGTTGTGTGGCAGTTCCGTGGCAAAGAAGATTTAGATAAGTGGACGGTGACTTCTGATAAGACGATTGGTGGCAGAAGTGAAGTGTTCCTGAAAATGGGCAAGAATAACCAAAGTGCACTGCTGTATGGCACTCTGAGCTCTGAAGCACCTCAGGATGGGGAGAGTGGCCGAAGTGGGTACTGTGCAATGATATCCAAGATTCCAAGG GGCCCTTTTGAGAGAAAGAAGTCTTATGATTGGTCCCAGTTCAACACTCTGTACCTCCGTGTCCGTGGAGATGGACGGCCTTGGATG ATTCCTTTCTCcaaatttttcttctctaatcaAGGAAGAATTCGGGATGCCCAGTACCAGCTTCTTCTTGACAAG ATCTCTTCTATTGGATTCACCTTGGCTGACAAAGTGGATGGTCCATTCTTCCTAGAAATAGATTTTATTGGAGTGTTTACTGATCCAACCCACACAGAAGAATTTGCCTATGAAAATTCTCCAGAGCTGAATCCAAGACTTTTTAAATAG